The following proteins are encoded in a genomic region of Brachypodium distachyon strain Bd21 chromosome 1, Brachypodium_distachyon_v3.0, whole genome shotgun sequence:
- the LOC100823350 gene encoding meiosis regulator and mRNA stability factor 1, producing the protein MGEYAAAKTSVWWDIENCAVPRGCDPHFIVQNISSALATAGYSGPISVSVYGDTSGPIAQHVLHALSSTGVSLNHVPAGIKDASDKKILVDMLFWAIDNPPPANYLLISGDRDFSNALHKLKMRRYNILLAQPPNVSQTLTAAANNVWLWKSLVAGEPPLAQSPYISSATSGDMDDLDTSSSSDTIPRTNPQGQNTSRRDHQIGGNGKTDRQFKVKQPRKNQTDSASKPVSKKENSVDDIADNSKGSTANQQSQPSTPSSTSSSSSEPQDGAKVNQTSKPKIPTFSLPKKPAKFANSHQSSAPHNYFSSKKPGVSTESAPKNGAPDFGNDSGHYNPKHQNQSSQPPKPQNPVTPRPHNGSGNFHTSNSHRSNSCPPQAGHNGVPTAPLQSWPSAPPPYHAPPPNCPDMSRLNISGYPIGGHDNQCLNPNYNPNHSGAVQPPYNNYSYRPPTPSNMSSNMQNAGLWGANTGCSQPYSDYQVLIRDILGALEVLKTEKLPPTEQHISDCIRYGGANLPNFDVKKALELAIQHQAIVTKKLGEMSFFLGKNENLWKCVNIMDTNTRYPKETLDAVQRYISCAAGCSAIKKSQSRYQAATLLKKTCLKRLALGEVLQVTYIITDKMKWFVPHASGWQPLSWNIVVVDATKDAGGKP; encoded by the exons ATGGGGGAGTACGCGGCGGCCAAGACGTCCGTGTGGTGGGACATCGAGAACTGCGCCGTCCCCCGCGGCTGCGATCCCCACTTCATCGTGCAGAACATCAGCTCCGccctcgccaccgccggctaCAGCGGGCCCATCTCCGTCTCCGTCTACGGAGACACCAGCGGACCCATCGCCCAGCACGTCCTGCACGCCCTCTCCAGCACCGGCGTCTCCCTCAACCACGTCCCCGCCG GCATTAAAGATGCAAGTGATAAGAAAATCTTGGTTGACATGCTATTCTGGGCAATTGACAACCCTCCGCCAGCAAATTATCTGCTAATATCTGGTGATCGGGACTTCTCTAATGCCCTTCATAAGCTTAAGATGAGGCGGTACAATATTCTATTAGCACAACCTCCAAATGTGTCTCAAACGCTTACTGCTGCTGCAAACAATGTTTGGCTCTGGAAAAGCCTTGTGGCTGGAGAACCACCATTAGCACAATCGCCATACATAAGCAGCGCAACGAGTGGAGATATGGATGATTTGGATACGTCGAGTTCTTCAGACACGATTCCTCGTACCAACCCTCAAGGGCAGAATACTTCTCGGCGTGATCACCAAATTGGTGGTAATGGTAAAACAGATAGGCAATTTAAAGTGAAGCAACCTCGTAAAAACCAGACAGACAGTGCATCTAAACCAGtgagcaaaaaagaaaattcagtTGATGATATTGCTGATAATTCTAAAGGAAGCACTGCTAACCAGCAAAGTCAGCCTTCTACACCATCATCAACTTCGTCATCAAGTTCTGAACCCCAGGATGGGGCAAAGGTGAACCAGACAAGTAAACCAAAAATTCCAACCTTTTCTTTGCCTAAAAAGCCTGCAAAATTTGCCAATTCCCATCAAAGTAGTGCCCCCCACAACTATTTTAGTAGTAAGAAGCCTGGTGTGTCAACTGAATCTGCACCTAAAAATGGTGCTCCTGATTTTGGCAATGATAGTGGCCATTATAATCCAAAACACCAGAACCAATCCTCTCAGCCTCCAAAACCACAAAATCCAGTGACTCCTCGTCCTCATAATGGATCTGGCAATTTCCACACATCAAATTCACATAGAAGCAATTCATGTCCACCACAAGCTGGGCATAATGGTGTTCCTACGGCACCATTACAGTCCTGGCCgagtgctcctcctccctaTCATGCCCCACCCCCTAATTGTCCTGATATGAGTCGGCTGAATATTTCTGGATATCCCATAGGAGGCCATGACAACCAGTGTTTGAACCCCAACTACAATCCAAACCACTCTGGAGCTGTTCAACCTCCTTACAATAATTATAGTTACAGGCCTCCAACTCCATCTAACATGTCCAGCAACATGCAAAACGCTGGACTATGGGGAGCCAACACTGGATGTTCACAGCCGTATTCTGACTATCAAGTTCTTATAAGAGATATCTTAGGTGCTTTGGAAGTACTGAAGACCGAGAAGCTTCCACCAACAGAACAGCATATATCAGATTGCATACGTTATGGAGGTGCTAACCTACCAAATTTTGATGTTAAGAAGGCTCTTGAACTTGCCATTCAGCATCAAGCCATCGTCACGAAAAAGTTAGGAGAAATGTCATTCTTTCTGgggaaaaatgaaaatctcTGGAAATGCGTGAATATAATGGATACCAATACAAGATACCCAAAGGAGACACTTGATGCTGTTCAGAGGTACATATCTTGTGCCGCTGGTTGTTCTGCGATAAAGAAATCTCAATCCAG gTATCAAGCTGCAACTCTCTTAAAGAAAACATGCCTGAAACGTCTTGCCCTTGGTGAAGTTCTTCAGGTTACGTATATCATAACAGATAAGATGAAGTGGTTTGTTCCCCATGCTTCAGGCTGGCAGCCCTTGTCATGGAACATAGTAGTTGTTGATGCTACTAAAGATGCTGGTGGTAAACCTTAG
- the LOC100823657 gene encoding uncharacterized protein LOC100823657, producing MRSSEAMELLGFPPYSRPSPSEVKSAYRRMVMESHPDRVPNHQKSQAESKFKQISEAYSCLKDGRRPRSRMEVHVMRSGVPTGYGRSNRTLVKAPFLLIIVAAVSFGSYSASRAYKRQKEVCSSQNPFLP from the exons atgaGAAGCAGCGAggccatggagctccttggctTCCCTCCGTACTCCCGCCCATCCCCTTCCGAG GTTAAGTCTGCGTATAGGAGAATGGTGATGGAGTCCCATCCCGATCGTGTGCCAAACCATCAGAAGTCTCAGGCCGAGTCGAAATTCAAGCAG ATATCAGAAGCATATTCTTGTTTGAAGGATG GTCGAAGACCCAGGAGTAGGATGGAAG TGCATGTAATGAGGTCTGGTGTTCCGACCGGATACGGAAGATCAAATAGAACGTTGGTTAAAGCCCCTTTCCTGCTCATAATAGTTGCTGCGGTTTCCTTTGGTTCTTACAGTGCTTCTAG GGCATACAAGCGGCAAAAGGAAGTTTGTTCCTCGCAAAACCCTTTTCTTCCATAG
- the LOC100821054 gene encoding pentatricopeptide repeat-containing protein At5g48910, with protein MRAARGGAAAAALRPEHMAAHARLVKAADVDAFAASTVMRAYLRGSLPLQALLLLRGLLPRAPRLLANSFSLSLALQAAAAAASSAPALLGLGASLHARALRSGFAAADLFVRTALVEMYAKTAAGEIALARAAFDEAPRRDVFLCNVMLAAYVARGEVAEARKVFDGMSGRDLVSWNTMIHGYAVRGDVGMAREIFDGTRDRDAFSWSSMISAYAKGRCSKEALELWREMRVAGVAPDCISMVSVLSACSAMGALAIGAEVHRFVESNRVEVDMKLGTALVDMYAKCGDIENSLKVFHAMPVKDVLTWSSMIIGLANHGLGHDALSLFSEMISQGLQPNEITFIGVLIACTHVGLVNDGKKYFSSMSDVHGVVPRMEHYGCMVDLLGRAGHVEEAMELIRSMTFKPDPIIWRTLLGACRIHKNVEIAEEAMAKLKVLDPLADGHYVLLSNIYAQANSWEGVAEMRKTIRRENIQRVPGRSSIEWENTVHEFVSGDRSHPRIEEIYKMLEEMMDRLRQAGYRPMTSLVLQDIDEQSKKRALAEHSEKLAIAFGLLVTPARSTLRITKNLRACEDCHSAIKLISLAYDRKLIVRDRNRFHHFSEGQCSCKDYW; from the coding sequence ATGCGGGCCGCGcgcgggggcgcggcggcggcggcgttgcggCCGGAGCACATGGCGGCGCACGCGCGCCTCGTCAAGGCGGCGGACGTGGACGCATTCGCCGCCAGCACCGTCATGCGCGCCTACCTCCGGGGCTCGCTACCGCTGCAggcactcctcctcctccggggcctcctccctcgcgcgccccgcctcctcgccaactccttctccctctccctcgccctccaggccgccgccgccgccgcctcatccGCCCCAGCTTTGCTCGGTCTCGGCGCCTCCCTCCACGCGCGCGCGCTCAGGTccggcttcgccgccgccgacctcttCGTCCGCACCGCGCTCGTCGAGATGTACgccaagacggcggcgggggagatcgccctcgcgcgcgccgctTTCGACGAGGCGCCACGCCGGGACGTGTTCCTCTGCAACGTCATGCTCGCGGCCTACGTCGCGCGCGGGGAGGTCGCGGAGGCGAGGAAGGTGTTCGACGGAATGAGCGGCAGGGACCTGGTGTCGTGGAACACGATGATCCACGGGTACGCTGTGCGAGGGGACGTCGGCATGGCGAGGGAGATCTTCGACGGGACGAGGGACAGGGATGCCTTCTCATGGAGCTCCATGATCTCCGCGTACGCCAAGGGCCGGTGCTCCAAGGAGGCGCTGGAGCTGTGGAGGGAGATGCGTGTGGCAGGCGTCGCACCGGACTGCATCAGCATGGTGAGCGTGCTCTCCGCGTGCAGTGCAATGGGCGCGCTGGCCATTGGCGCAGAGGTACACCGGTTTGTCGAGAGTAACAGGGTTGAGGTGGATATGAAGCTTGGCACTGCTCTTGTCGACATGTATGCCAAGTGTGGTGACATCGAGAATTCGCTGAAAGTGTTCCACGCCATGCCAGTGAAGGACGTGCTTACTTGGAGCTCAATGATTATTGGGCTGGCCAATCACGGACTTGGCCATGATGCTCTCAGTTTGTTCTCAGAGATGATATCACAAGGACTGCAACCAAATGAGATCACCTTCATTGGAGTTCTCATAGCATGTACCCATGTTGGTCTAGTGAATGATGGCAAGAAGTATTTCAGCTCAATGAGTGACGTTCATGGTGTGGTGCCAAGGATGGAGCACTACGGATGCATGGTTGATCTTTTGGGGCGTGCAGGCCATGTTGAGGAGGCAATGGAGCTTATCAGGAGCATGACCTTCAAGCCAGATCCAATTATTTGGAGAACTCTCCTTGGCGCATGTCGCATCCACAAGAATGTAGAGATTGCAGAGGAAGCTATGGCAAAACTGAAAGTGTTGGATCCTCTTGCTGATGGACACTATGTGTTATTGTCAAACATATATGCACAAGCAAACTCGTGGGAAGGTGTTGCAGAAATGAGAAAGACGATAAGGAGGGAGAACATTCAGAGGGTTCCTGGAAGAAGTTCGATCGAATGGGAGAACACAGTTCACGAGTTTGTTTCTGGTGATAGATCGCATCCGAGGATTGAGGAGATCTACAAAATGTTGGAAGAGATGATGGACCGGTTAAGACAAGCAGGATACAGGCCAATGACAAGCTTGGTATTGCAAGATATTGATGAGCAATCTAAGAAGCGTGCATTGGCTGAACATAGTGAGAAACTAGCTATTGCTTTTGGTCTGCTGGTCACCCCTGCAAGATCAACCCTTCGAATAACAAAGAATCTCAGAGCCTGTGAAGACTGCCATTCAGCCATTAAACTTATATCATTGGCATATGATCGGAAATTGATTGTTAGAGACCGGAACCGTTTCCATCATTTCAGTGAAGGGCAGTGCTCATGCAAGGATTACTGGTGA
- the LOC100823960 gene encoding CBL-interacting protein kinase 21, with protein MAMRMGKYEMGRTLGEGHFGKVRLARHADDGRAFAIKILDRQRILAMKIHEQIKREIATLKLLKHPNVVRLYEVSASKTKIYMVLEYVNGGELFDKIALKGKLSEKEGRRLFQQLMDAVSYCHEKGVYHRDLKPENVLVDAKGNIKVSDFGLSALPQHQRKDGLLHTTCGSPNYIAPEVLLNRGYDGSMSDIWSCGVILYVMLTGNLPFDDENMVVLYQKILKGSVHIPKWLSPSAQDILRKILDPNPITRFGMDGIRAHDWFNQSYTPAVPIDDDDDNYIGDDNPQITEQNDIQDNPAINQINAFQLIGMSSCLDLSGFFEKEDVSERKTRFASNHSPSYLFEKIESNVTNMGFQVQKNNGKLKVIQDRKGPSNPRGHELLLISAEVFEINESLYVVELKRSSGDCSLYRQLCATLSDDLGICKSQQPLKKDSIRQELYRYNSSF; from the exons ATGGCGATGCGGATGGGGAAGTACGAGATGGGGCGGACGCTGGGGGAAGGCCACTTCGGCAAGGTGAGGCTGGCCAGGCACGCCGACGACGGCCGCGCCTTCGCCATCAAGATCCTCGACCGCCAACGCATCCTCGCCATGAAAATCCACGAGCAG ATAAAGAGGGAGATCGCGACGCTGAAGCTGCTCAAGCATCCCAACGTCGTCCGCCTATACGAG GTTTCAGCAAGCAAGACCAAGATATACATGGTCCTAGAGTATGTAAATGGAGGAGAGCTATTCGACAAAATC GCATTAAAGGGTAAGTTGTCAGAGAAAGAAGGGAGAAGACTGTTCCAGCAGCTAATGGATGCTGTAAGCTATTGCCACGAGAAGGGAGTTTATCATAGGGACCTTAAG CCAGAAAATGTCCTTGTTGATGCAAAAGGAAACATAAAGGTTTCTGATTTCGGATTAAGTGCCCTTCCACAGCATCAACGG AAAGATGGATTACTGCATACCACATGTGGCAGCCCTAACTACATAGCCCCTGAG GTCCTTCTCAACAGAGGTTATGATGGCTCCATGTCAGACATATGGTCCTGTGGTGTTATCCTGTACGTTATGCTTACAGGGAACCTTCCATTTGATGACGAAAATATGGTTGTCCTTTATCAGAAG ATTCTGAAGGGGAGTGTTCATATTCCTAAATGGCTTTCGCCAAGCGCCCAAGATATTCTGCGCAAAATCCTGGATCCTAACCCCATTACCCGCTTCGGTATGGATGGAATAAGGGCACACGATTGGTTCAATCAAAGTTATACTCCGGCTGTGCctattgatgatgatgacgataACTACATTGGTGATGATAACCCACAAATAACCGAG CAAAATGACATTCAAGACAACCCTGCAATCAACCAGATAAATGCTTTTCAACTcattgggatgtcctcatgcCTTGATTTATCTGGATTTTTTGAGAAAGAG GATGTCTCGGAAAGGAAAACCAGATTTGCATCAAACCATTCCCCTAGTTATTTATTTGAGAAGATAGAGAGCAATGTTACAAATATGGGCTTCCAAGTACAGAAGAACAATGGCAAG CTAAAAGTGATCCAAGATCGCAAGGGACCATCGAATCCAAGAGGACATGAATTGCTATTAATCTCTGCTGAG GTATTTGAGATCAATGAATCTCTTTATGTAGTTGAGCTAAAAAGATCATCTGGAGATTGTTCCTTATACAGACAG CTGTGTGCAACGCTCTCAGATGACTTGGGAATATGCAAAAGCCAGCAACCTTTGAAGAAGGATTCTATAAGACAAGAACTTTATCGATATAATAGTAGCTTTTGA
- the LOC100821353 gene encoding dirigent protein 5 — MKMRVYYHDILLYDAVYNSDAANATSATAPSPLSPTGFFGMMVVFNDPVSPYPAEKKNERNAQSASLPFESSLPVLCLSEYPLLTKGKALPPAAVGGDEEVARAHGLYFYNRKDKFSAWFAMSLVFNGATGGGRRGTLELMGADLMDRKTRDISVVGGTGDFFLARGVATLRTDAVEGVIYYRLQMDIKLSQCYL; from the exons ATGAAGATGCGCGTCTACTACCACGACATCCTCCTCTACGATGCCGTCTACAACAGCGACGCCGCGAACGCGACGTCGGCCACGGCGCCCTCGCCGCTGAGCCCCACGGGGTTCTTCGGCATGATGGTGGTGTTCAACGACCCGGTTTCTCCCTACcctgcagaaaagaaaaatgaaagaaacgCACAGTCTGCCTCCCTTCCCTTTGAAAGCAGTTTGCCAGTTCTTTGTCTCAGTGAATACCCCCTGTTG ACCAAAGGCaaggcgctgccgccggccgccgttggaggagacgaagaagtGGCGCGGGCGCACGGGCTCTACTTCTACAACAGGAAGGACAAGTTCAGCGCGTGGTTCGCCATGTCGCTGGTGTTCAACGGCgccacgggcggcggccgcagggGCACGCTGGAGCTCATGGGCGCCGATCTCATGGACCGGAAGACGAGGGATATATCTGTTGTGGGTGGCACCGGGGACTTTTTCTTGGCCCGTGGGGTGGCCACGCTGCGGACGGATGCTGTCGAGGGGGTGATCTACTACCGGCTGCAGATGGACATCAAGCTCTCCCAGTGCTACCTCTGA